A stretch of DNA from Tachyglossus aculeatus isolate mTacAcu1 chromosome 5, mTacAcu1.pri, whole genome shotgun sequence:
TTCCCCCACCCTgccagggaaaatcaatcaatcaatcgtatttattgagtgcttactgtgtgcagagcactgtactaagcgcttgggaagtacaagttggcaacatatagagacggtccctacccaacagtgggctcagagtctagaagggaaaagccCAGCAGGCTCAGGATGGGACAGAGTGGTTGGGTCCTGCCAACCGCTCGTCGTTCCAGCAGTGACTGCGGCCCCCAGTATGCCCAGTGGTTGTGGCACTCCGGTACTTGGCGCTCAAACCGAATGAAACTCACGAGCAACTGCAGCATTGCACATGCTCATAATGCCCAGGGGCTGCCACGCATGCACCTCACATTTCCTCAGAAGGCCCCTCTAACACCCCTTGCCGCTCGTGTCCCCCACTTTACTAAgggggactaagagcttgggaaactacaacacagttggcagacacattccttgcccacagtgagctcccgcttgatgatgatgatgatgacgatggtatttctagactatgagcccactgttgggtagggaccgcctctatacgttgccaacttgtattcccaagcgcttagtacagtgctctgcacacagtaagcgctcaataaacacaattgaatggatttgttaagcgctcactgtgtgccgagtactgttctaagcgctgggatagatacaagttgatcaggttgtcccatgtggggctcacagtcttaaatccccatttcacagatgaggtggctgaggcacagagaagtagagggacttgcccaaagtcacacagctgacaagtggtggagctgggattagaacctatgacttctgactcccaagcctgggctctttccactcagccatgctgcttcttgatgatgatgaagatgcttgtctgctgtgtgatcttggccaagtcattttgcttctctaggtctcagttccctcatctgcataatgggaattcaatacctgttctccctcctacttagactgtgagccctctatgggacctttcatttattcattcattcattcattcaatcgtatttattgagcgcttattgtgtgcagagcactggactaagcgcttgggaagtacaagttggcaacatatagagacggtccctacccaacagagggctcacagtcgagacctgattatcttggatctgccccggtgcttagtacagatcatgacacatagcaagtgcttaacaattactattactgttatcattaggtCAGTCTGGGAGGTAGAAGAATGTCTTGAGCAagagcctggagtggggagactagtaataataatgataactgtggtatttgtcaagtgcttaccatgtgccagggaccgtactaagtgctggaagggacacaagcaaatcaggatggacacagtccctgtctcatgcggggctcacagtctcgatctctgctttacagatgaggtaactgaggcacagaaaagtgaagtgacttggccaaggttacacagcagacacatggccgagctgggattggaacccatgaccttctgactgtcagccccgctacaccatgctgcttctctagtgtggaGAAAAGATGAGCAGGCTTGTTTCCCTGGGGCAGAGAGCGTGAACAGGGGTCAATGGGAGAGGGGGCTGTTACTTAagcggggaaataataataatacaggtgtttgttaagtgcttcctactggacacccgtctacatgttttgttttgttgtctgtctcccccttctagactgtgagccggttgttgggtagggaccgtgtctatctgttgctgacttgtacttcccaagcgcttagtacagtgctctgcacacagtaagtgctcaataagtacgattgaatgaatgccaggcactgtactaagtgctggggtagatacaaggtaactgggcccagatggggctcacaatcttaatcctcatttaacagctgaggtaactggcgGAGAGTGTGGAAGCCCACTCTCTCCACTATCTGCCGACCAGATAGTCCCCCCAGCTCCCCACGTTTTCCCCAGAAGCTTTCCCCCTGGCTGGCGTTCCACGGAGACGGGCCGGGAATGACTACCGTGGTCTGAGCGGTCACTCTGTCCTCAGTTGTAGGGCTCTGGCAGCGGCGGGCATGATGCTGCAGCTGCTGGTGGGGGCCGTCCTGCCCGCGGCCCTGCTCCTGGCCGCCCCGCCGCCCATCAATAAGCTGGCCCTGTTCCCCGACAAGAGCGCCTGGTGCGAGGCCAAGAACATCACCCAGATTGTGGGCCACAGCGGCTGCGAGGCCGTGTCCATCCAGAACAGGTGGGACGGGGGGGTGTGGCGGAGGGGGATTTGGGCTCCCTCACGGATGGGAAATGGCGCCTGATGTGTGGGCCTGGGGGCTCGGGGGGAcgttccctccccgtccccagccTCAGTCTACCCCTCGGCAAAATGGAGAGATCTCTGGCCTCTCGGGGCAGTGGGTCATCTGATGCCACCTCTCTCCATCCAGTTGGGCACcgcagctcctcctccccgccccatctctttcctcttcccacagGGCCTGCCTGGGCCAGTGTTTCAGCTACAGCGTCCCCAACACCTTCCCGCAGTCCACCGAGTCCCTGGTGCACTGTGATTCCTGCATGCCAGCCCAGTCTATGTGGGAGATTGTGAGTACAAATCCgccccccccggctcctcccctgcatgtccccaccccaccccaaaatcCACCCTGAGACCCTCCCCTGCTATATGCCCTCCTAAAAGccctcctcagacccctcccGTGTGCCACCCCCTTTCGCCCCCATAAAAATCCACCACAAGACCTCCGCCTCCCCACACATATGCaccttaaaataataacaataatggcatttattaagcatttacacagtgcaaagcactgttctaagagctgagaaggttacaaggtgatcaggttgcccacggggggctcacataaaTTTTCCCCGGGCCCACCCCCAACTCCGCAAACACACCTCCCCTAAAAATCCACCTTGAACCCCTCCCCTGCACACCCCCTGACTAAAAATCCACCCCGAGCCCCTCCCTTGCATATGCATACCCCCTAAAAATCTTTCCTAGCCCACTTCCCTGCACATCCCCTCTTTAAAAGCCTGCCCAGGGCCCCCTCCCTGCATACACCCCCAAAGAAAATCTgccccaggccccttccctgcACCCCTCTGGCacccaaaataaataataataagaatggtggtacttgttaagtgcttactatataccaaacaccgttctaagctttgggtagatacaagttaatcaagttggacacaagtccctgtcccacaggaggctcacactcaactgaggcacagagaagacaagtgacttgcccaaggtcacacagcagacatgtgggagagccggaAGTGGAAcccggttccttctgactcccaggcctgtgctctctccaagggctttggagtcagaggtcacaggttcaaatgccggctccgccaattgtcagctgtgtgactttgggcaagtcacttcacttctctgggcctcagttccctcatctgtaaaatggggattaagactgtgagccccctgtgggataacctgattaccttgtaacctccccagtgctcagaacggtgctttgcacatagtaagcgcttaataaatgctattattattattattattattattattactattattattaaagatctgTCCCAAATCCTTCCCCTGAACAACCCCCCTCAAAATCTGCTCCAGCCCCCTCTCCTGCACATACCTCCTCCGTCCCAATCTTCTCCAGACCCTTTCCCTGCACGCACAATTCTCCCTCACCAGCCCTGGCTGCTCAAATTTGGGCTTAAAGTGAGGAGGACCGGGAGTCTGACCTaaaggtcatttattcattcaatcgtatttattgagtgcttactgtgtgcagagcactgtactaagcgcttgggaagtgcaagttgtcaTCTAcccatcctcctcatccttcatCTCCCGCTACCTCCCagttccccccttctctctcccatctccttaaTCTTCTTCCTCTCTTACCTCGccaaccagcgtggcctagtggaaagagcccggccctgggagtcagagggcctgggttctaatcccagctccgccacttacctttatgtgactctgggcaagtcacttcagttctctgggcctcagtttcctcatctgtaaaatggggattaaatacctgtcgcccctcctacttagactgcgagtcccatgtgggacctaactctcttgtatctaggacagtaatagtaataataacaatggcatttattaagcgcttactatgtgcaaagcactgttctaagcgctggggaggttacaaggtgatcaggttgtccctcggggggctcacagtcttaatccccattttccagatgaggtaactgacttgcccaaagtcacacagctgacaagtggcggagccgggattagaacccatgagctctgactccaaagcccgggctctttccattgagccatgctgcttctctacttgatgCACAGTTAAAccgacaccattattattattatgagcccactgttgggtagggactgtctctatatgttgccaatttgtacttcccaagtgcttagtgcagtgctctgcacatagtaagcgctcaataaatacgattgatgatgatgatctccctgtCTATGATCCATCTCCCACTTTGTCCCTGGtcctccccaagcccccagccccaaattggaatcccaccctcctccccttaaCAGGTGGGAGCTTCCCGCCTCGGCATGAGCCCGATTTGGGAGGGGAAGATGGTCCCTAAACCGCCCTCCGCCTCCCTCACCAGGTGACCCTCGAGTGTCCGGGCAACGAGGAGGTGCCCCGAGTGGACAAGCTGGTGGAGAAGATCTTACACTGCAGCTGCCAGGCCTGCGGCAAGGAACCCAGCCACGACGGGCTCAGCGTCTACGTGCACGGAGAGGAGGCCCTGGCGGGCGAGGGGCCCGGCCCCCACCACTCGGGCCCGCATCCCGAGGCCGAGGAGCCCCCGGGCTCCAACCcccaggaggaggatggaggcgaGGAGTGAGTCCCgggccttccctcccctccccgtcgagGAACTCTTCTGCCCcggcgggcaggggagggggaggagagatgccCACCCAGGCAGGGCTGGGGTTCAGCTCTTGGCTCTGCCCCCGCCGCGGGATCTCCGGACAGAGATGGACTAAGAACATTGGGGGTTGCCTTGGAGATTTTGGGCAGGGGGGGCGTTTCGGGAGGAGAATCGAGCTGCACATGTTAATATATTCTGAAGAGACTGGGGGACGGGGGAGACACGGGGCATGGGTTCctgagggagggctgggggagcCCAGGCCCTTGTCCTTAGCTAGAAATGGAGATTTCCACCCACCGGGTGCGCCGTCCCTTGGGCCCAGTGGGATTGGAGGCCGGTGGATGAGTGTGGCGGGGGATGACGGGAAGGGGAGAGGCCCAGATTTGGGGCAGCGGGCCGGGGCTGCGGAAGCCGAGGGTAGGGGTTGAAGATGGCCGCTCGCGGGGAGGTGGGCCGAAGCTTCCGAACACGCTTCTCTCGGGCAGGGTCTCTGGGGGGCTGGAGCCTCGAGGAGAGGATCGGGGGGCAGTCCCGCCGAGGGGGGCCAAGCTGAGGGATCAGCTGAGGGTCCAGTCCCAGAAAAGGTTTGTTTTGAGGTCACAGCCTCGGGACTTCTGCCCTCACAAGTCatcatcggtggcatttattaagacttactgtgtgcagagcacagtactaagtgcttggggcagtaataataataatgatggtgtttgttaagcacttactatgtgcaaagcactgttctaagcgttggggaggttacaaggggatcaggttgtcccggggggcggggggctcacagttttaatccccattttacagatgaggtaactgaggcacagagaagtgacttgcccaaactcacacagctaacagttggcagagccgggatttgaacccatgacctctgacgccaaagcctgggctctttccactgagtcacgctgcttctccaagtagggaagccacttggcctagtggatagcactcaggcctgggaatcacaaggtcacgggttctaatcctgacacataataacagtggcacatagtaagcgcttaataaatgctatcattatcataagcgcttcacaaataccataattattcgtaTTATTGCAATACAgcagaaatggtagacacatttcctgcccacagcgagcttgcagttaatgccagcaaagaggctggggtgggaaggggcagaatGACCTGAAACAGGCAGGAGTCAAGCTTACACTGTGGAGTAGCCTGGCTCTTCTCATCCCTTTTCCAAAGTCAGCCCCCCTTCATCTACCCCTTCATCCATCCAAGGcaggccccagccccctccttcctgggaCGGGGGCGGTTCTGGGATCAGGTGGGGACAGAGGTGAAACTCAGAAGAGTTGGAGCCCATTCCTGGCTCCTCAGCAGCAGATTTGTCTGGGCCTTGGtaggaaggggctgggagagcaAATTGTCaccctctgtcccctctctctgGCTGGGATGCCCAGGCCCCTCAGAATTTTAAGGGAGAGTGGGGCTGTGGGGATATGGGTTCCCCCACCACTCTTGGCCGGGAAGACGTGCCCACCAATTAAATATCCCATTTCAGCTGTAGGGGTAGGTCTGAGTAAAGACTATCCCATCACCTGGAGTGTTGTAGATTCTTCCTTCTGACTTTCCGGTAGGGCCAACTTGAGGGCCTGGCCGCTCTTCCTCCATATCGATTTCCAGCAGGACCCAGTGGAGCCACATACTCGGGCACCTGCAGGAAGGTGGTGGGTGGATGGAGGGCGGAGGAGGCTAAGTGCCTGTGGGCTGGAAGGTGACCCCGAAGAACGAGACAGAGGTGCTGGACGGTTTCTGCGTTGTCTCCCTGAGGTCACGCTCGTCACCTTAAAGGCATGGGAGGGGAGGAACGGGGGAGCGGgaagggggtgagaagcagctgaGCCTCTTGTCTGCAAAGAAGGTAAGCTGAACCAGAGGGTTTGTGTCCCCGTGCCAGGCTGTGGGCTTCGATTGGGTGGGTCAGGGGAGGGAATAAGTATTTTCCCAAGCTTGTCCCCCAGCTGCACTTTAACCCGCTGGGCGGGGACTTACTGACTTCAGGAGGGGATCGAGGCTACGTCTCTCATGGGAAGAGGGTTGGGATTGGGAGCTGCTCTCTGGAGCGGCTGAGGACACAGAGAGTCTCCCAGGATTGCCCTTGACTTCACAAACTTCCTCTAGCCTCCTGTCCCCGTCCCCACCGCCGTTACGACAAAAGCTTTTGGAGCTTGTAATCAATATTCCACGTCCTCTCTTTTAAAgttttcataaataaataaattgcgttTCAACTtctgcttttttttatttttcaccaGCTGGTTCTTGGGCACCTCTGCGTATCTCTTCTTGTGGGAGTTTCAGGGAGCCTCCGGTTCTTGAGTCCTggcagagggatggagatgggagggaaaggggaagaacaggGATGGAAATGGAAGGGGTTGCTTCAAGGAAGATGTAACTCCGGTTCTGAACGACCGCGATTCGTAAAGTCCAGAAATACATCTTATATCAATTGCTGGCGTATTCCAGGATTTGTAAGCCCCTCTCCAATATTACGTCCAATTGCTGCCAAGAAGTtaattccctctccatctcttcctccaccctgcCACTTCCCAACCACGGACTTGATGCCCAGCGTCTCTGCATCTTTAGGATCTCGGGAGGGAGGCAGCGGACAATAGAGAAGTTGCTAGGCCATCCctcatctctccatcttcaaagtccagcTAAAACCCGATCTGCTCCATGAAACCTTCTGTGAATAATCCTTCGCTCCCCACCTTATTCTCTACTCCCTAAACTCTTAGATACCCACCCTACCCAcacccacctgattaccttgtaaccccccagcgcttagaacaggcttggcacatagtaaacacttaaaaaatgccattattattattattattattatccttatgctTGGATGTTTCCTATCTACATTATTTTAATCCCTCTCCcgcctacactgtaaactcctctagggcagggattgttgtctGTTTACCctaatatactcttccaagtgtataatagtgagaagcagcatggcctaggggaaagagcctgggaatcagaaggacctgagtttcaattctggctctaccacttgtctgctgtgtgaccttgggcaagtcacgtcacttctctatgcctcagttgccctatctgtaaattggggattaagactgtgagccccatgagggaaagggattgtatccaacctgatttccttatatctacccagcgcctggcacatggtacagtgcttggcctgtagtaagaGCTAAAAAAAAGTgcctagtgaagtgctctgcacaaactgagcactcaatacattccacCGACTGAGGCCAAACTGAGGGCTCTGCCCCCTtctatccaatcaatccatcaatcagttgtatttattgagcgcttactgtgtgcagagcactgtactaagcacttcagaagtacaagttggcaacatatagagacggtccctacccaacagtgggctcacagtctagaagtcagtgggctcacagtctacacaacaCTATCCATTTGGGTTTCCAGGCTGGGTTCAGGAAATGTGAAATGCCTGCACAGCTCCGCTCCCCGCCACTTCCAATCCAGCCACAGGGTCTCCCAGCTGGTCAACCCCCTGCCCACCTGCTCCaataaacactctctctctctctcttcccccccccccgcagctgcTTCCAATCCAGCCATGgtcatccccatcctccctgccactTCCAGTCCAGCCACAGGGTCTGTAGCCCGTCAgccctcagtgctcaataaatacgattgattgatttctgtcccATCCCCACTCTGCAAGCTGCCTGCAAGAGCAGCCAGCTGGAGaaggcctcccccagccccaagtcTGCCCCCTGATCATGTCTGGCTGGGTACCCTTgcccctgctcctccaccccaTACTTAATCCTGCTTAATCTTCTCCTTTccagccccagtcccagcccccagGGGATGCAAGCAGGGCAGAAAGGGGCAGGCTGGGGGCAGCAGCAGCTGTTGCTTTGGGCACGGCTGCTGGCACCATGGccttggctggggcaggggctgggactctattctatttattttattttgttagtatgtttggttttgttctctgtctcccccttttagactgtgagcccactgttgggtagggactgtctctatatgttgccaatttgtacttcccaagtgcttagtacagtgctctgcacatagtaagcgctcaataaatacgattgatgatgatgatgatgatggggctaaGCCTGGGTCTGGGTTGGGGCAaaatttttctctctctgtatGGCCTGGTCATCCTGTTGGGACTTGCCCTACGGAAGACTCTCACATCTACCCTATGATGCAGCCACGGTGTCCTCCTCAAAAATGTGGATGGATCATGAACGTCTGGGCAGT
This window harbors:
- the LOC119928492 gene encoding neuroblastoma suppressor of tumorigenicity 1-like → MMLQLLVGAVLPAALLLAAPPPINKLALFPDKSAWCEAKNITQIVGHSGCEAVSIQNRACLGQCFSYSVPNTFPQSTESLVHCDSCMPAQSMWEIVTLECPGNEEVPRVDKLVEKILHCSCQACGKEPSHDGLSVYVHGEEALAGEGPGPHHSGPHPEAEEPPGSNPQEEDGGEE